The Primulina eburnea isolate SZY01 chromosome 6, ASM2296580v1, whole genome shotgun sequence genome contains a region encoding:
- the LOC140833896 gene encoding membrane protein PM19L-like — protein sequence MASGAGKSAAFALLILNVVLYFVVIAIAAWAVNHGIERSHETASHLSPPARLFPIYYPFGNMATGFVIIFSLIAGVVGFTTSITGINNVIQWNAPSLQAASASSLVSWLITLLAMGLACKEIDVGWTESHLRTLETMLILLSGTQLFCTAAIYVGVEDLAARTTVLM from the exons ATGGCTTCTGGTGCAGGAAAATCAGCAGCATTTGCTCTTTTAATACTCAATGTTGTCCTCTATTTCGTTGTCATTGCTATTGCAGCATGGGCAGTAAACCATGGAATCGAACGATCCCATGAAACAG CATCTCATCTTTCGCCTCCAGCTCGGCTTTTCCCGATATATTACCCGTTTGGAAACATGGCCACTGGTTTTGTAATCATATTTTCACTTATAGCTGGGGTCGTGGGATTTACCACATCCATTACTGGCATAAATAATGTCATTCAATGGAATGCTCCAAGTTTACAAGCAGCTTCTGCATCTTCTCTTGTAAGCTGGCTGATCACTTTGCTTGCAATGGG GTTGGCATGCAAAGAGATTGATGTAGGGTGGACAGAATCCCACTTG AGGACTTTAGAGACAATGCTAATACTACTAAGTGGAACTCAGCTTTTCTGCACTGCTGCCATCTATGTAGGGGTCGAAGATCTAGCTGCACGAACCACGGTTCTCATGTAA